One part of the Populus alba chromosome 18, ASM523922v2, whole genome shotgun sequence genome encodes these proteins:
- the LOC118034271 gene encoding uncharacterized protein: MRRGVRSFRQFRYAFQRQECNYSFSLVKCQKVLIDTGYRVTDNADIDKFSCPKFMASRTLTTDAARVSNGDVNGGGPLVEYERRIAAGDLVDGDSCQVGTLRELQRLYDELVESAVACKLDRYTASDKSGRSRWLWSRLMPQSSYSPIKGLYLYGGVGTGKTMLMDLFFNQLPVNWRKKRIHFHDFMLNVHSRLQKHRGVADPLEVVAGEISDEAILLCLDEFMVNDVADALILNRLFGHLFNNGVILVATSNRAPDNLYERGLQRDLFLPFIATLKERCVAHEIGSAVDYRKMTSAQHGFYFVGKESSSLLKQKFQQLIGEEKACPQEVEVVMGRTLQVPLGANGCAYFPFEELCDKPLGAADYFGLSNNFHTLALEGVPIFGLHNRTAAYRFVTLVDVIYENRAILLCTAEGSPLELFDRIVTIADAQQMAPRTSTRSRKNDDSDLCVDNELGFAKERTISRLTEMNSKEYLEQHAAMLAEKQLSEEASNANTVQASVGGRSMFI, from the exons ATGAGAAGGGGTGTTCGATCATTTCGCCAATTTCGATATGCTTTTCAACGACAAGAATGCAATTACTCCTTTAGTTTGGTGAAATGTCAAAAGGTTTTGATAGATACCGGTTATAGAGTTACCGATAATGCGGATATTGATAAGTTTAGTTGCCCCAAATTTATGGCTTCAAGAACTTTGACGACGGATGCGGCTAGAGTTTCCAATGGAG ATGTTAATGGAGGGGGGCCGCTTGTGGAGTATGAAAGAAGGATTGCCGCTGGTGATCTTGTGGATGGTGACAGCTGCCAG GTAGGCACATTAAGAGAGCTTCAGAGGCTTTATGATGAGCTCGTTGAATCAGCTGTTGCCTGTAAATTGGACCGCTATACTGCTTCAGACAAATCTGGAAG gAGTAGGTGGTTGTGGTCGCGTTTAATGCCACAGTCTTCATATTCACCCATCAAAGGACTATATCTTTATGGAGGCGTTGGCACTGGAAAGACTATGCTAATGGACTTGTTCTTTAATCAATT GCCTGTCAATTGGAGGAAAAAGAGGATCCATTTTCACGACTTCATGTTGAATGTCCATAGTCGCTTGCAA AAACACAGGGGTGTTGCAGATCCACTTGAAGTTGTGGCTGGAGAGATATCTGATGAGGCTATTTTATTATGTCTGGATGAATTTATG GTGAATGATGTTGCTGACGCATTGATCCTTAACCGTCTTTTTGGACATTTATTCAACAATGGCGTT ATTCTTGTGGCTACTTCAAACCGTGCCCCAGATAACCTGTATGAGCGTGGATTGCAGAGGGATCTTTTTCTACCCTTCATTGCGACTTTGAag GAAAGATGTGTGGCTCATGAAATTGGTTCAGCAGTAGATTATCGGAAGATGACTTCG GCTCAGCACGGTTTCTACTTTGTTGGAAAAGAGTCATCTAGCCTCCTTAAACAAAAGTTTCAACAATTGATTGGGGAAGAAAAAGCTTGTCCACAAGAGGTGGAAGTAGTAATGGGAAGAACATTGCAG GTTCCACTGGGTGCCAATGGATGTGCGTATTTTCCTTTTGAAGAACTTTGTGACAAACCACTTGGAGCTGCAGATTATTTTGGATTATCCA ATAACTTTCATACCCTGGCATTGGAAGGTGTCCCAATCTTTGGACTCCATAACAGAACAGCTGCATATCGATTTGTCACCTTAGTTGAT GTGATTTATGAAAACAGAGCCATATTGTTATGTACAGCTGAGGGGAGTCCTCTAGAACTTTTTGATAGGATAGTGACAATTGCTGATGCCCAGCAAATGGCACCTAGAACCTCTACAAGATCAAGGAAAAATGATGATTCTGATCTCTGTGTGGACAATGAACTTGGATTTGCAAAAGAACGCACCATTAGCAG ATTAACAGAGATGAACAGCAAAGAATACCTAGAGCAGCATGCTGCCATGTTAGCGGAGAAGCAGCTCTCAGAGGAAGCTAGCAACGCCAACACCGTCCAAGCATCAGTCGGAGGGCGATCTATGTTCATCTAA